From a single Ursus arctos isolate Adak ecotype North America unplaced genomic scaffold, UrsArc2.0 scaffold_34, whole genome shotgun sequence genomic region:
- the KMT5A gene encoding N-lysine methyltransferase KMT5A isoform X2 → MARGRKMSKPRAVEAAAAAAAVAATAPGPEMVERRGPGRPRTNGENVFTGQSKIYSYMSPNKCSGMRSPLQEENSVVHHEVKCQGKPLAGLYRKREEKRHSGNAVRSTMKSEEQKLKDARRGPLAPFPNQKSEAAEPPKTPTSSCDPATAAAAKQALKKPVKGKQAPRKKAQGKPQQNRKLTDFYPVRRSSRKSKAELQSEERKRIDELIESGKEEGMKIDLIDGKGRGVIATKQFSRGEFVVEYHGDLIEITDAKKREALYAQDPSTGCYMYYFQYLSKTYCVDATRETNRLGRLINHSKCGNCQTKLHDIDGVPHLILIASRDIKAGEELLYDYGDRSRASIEAYPWLKH, encoded by the exons ATGGCTAGAG GCAGGAAGATGTCCAAGCCCCGCGCggtggaggcggcggcggcggcggcggcggtggcagCGACGGCCCCGGGCCCGGAGATGGTGGAgcggaggggcccggggaggccCCGCACCAACGGG GAGAATGTATTTACCGGGCAATCAAAGATCTATTCCTACATGAGCCCCAACAAATGCTCTGGAATGCGTTCCCCCCTTCAGGAAGAGAACTCAGTTGTACATCACGAAGTCAAATGCCAGGGGAAGCCATTAGCCGGACTCTACAGGAAACGAGAAG AGAAAAGACACAGTGGGAACGCAGTGCGGAGCACCATGAAGTCCGAGGAACAGAAGCTCAAAGACGCCAGGAGAGGTCCCCTGGCACCTTTTCCAAACCAAAAATCCGAAGCAGCAGAACCTCCAAAAACTCCGACCTCGTCTTGTGATCCTGCCACGGCGGCCGCGGCCAAGCAAGCCCTGAAGAAGCCCGTCAAGGGCAAACAGGCCCCTCGGAAGAA aGCTCAAGGGAAACCCCAACAGAACCGCAAACTCACGGATTTCTACCCCGTGCGAAGGAGCTCGAGGAAAAGCAAAGCCGAGCTGCAG tctgaagaaaggaaaagaatagacGAGTTGATTgaaagtgggaaggaagaaggaatgaag ATTGACCTCATTGACGGCAAGGGCAGGGGTGTGATCGCCACCAAGCAGTTCTCCCGGGGCGAGTTTGTGGTCGAGTACCATGGGGACCTCATCGAGATCACCGACGCCAAGAAGCGGGAGGCCCTGTATGCACAGGATCCTTCCACGGGCTGCTACATGTACTATTTTCAGTATCTGAGCAAAACCTACTG TGTGGATGCAACTAGAGAGACAAACCGCCTGGGAAGACTGATCAATCACAGTAAATGTGGGAACTGCCAAACCAAACTGCACGACATCGACGGCGTGCCTCACCTCATCCTCATCGCCTCCCGCGACATCAAGGCCGGGGAGGAGCTCCTGTATGACTATGGGGACCGCAGCCGGGCTTCCATCGAAGCCTACCCCTGGCTGAAGCATTAA
- the KMT5A gene encoding N-lysine methyltransferase KMT5A isoform X4, with amino-acid sequence MARGRKMSKPRAVEAAAAAAAVAATAPGPEMVERRGPGRPRTNGEENSVVHHEVKCQGKPLAGLYRKREEKRHSGNAVRSTMKSEEQKLKDARRGPLAPFPNQKSEAAEPPKTPTSSCDPATAAAAKQALKKPVKGKQAPRKKAQGKPQQNRKLTDFYPVRRSSRKSKAELQSEERKRIDELIESGKEEGMKIDLIDGKGRGVIATKQFSRGEFVVEYHGDLIEITDAKKREALYAQDPSTGCYMYYFQYLSKTYCVDATRETNRLGRLINHSKCGNCQTKLHDIDGVPHLILIASRDIKAGEELLYDYGDRSRASIEAYPWLKH; translated from the exons ATGGCTAGAG GCAGGAAGATGTCCAAGCCCCGCGCggtggaggcggcggcggcggcggcggcggtggcagCGACGGCCCCGGGCCCGGAGATGGTGGAgcggaggggcccggggaggccCCGCACCAACGGG GAAGAGAACTCAGTTGTACATCACGAAGTCAAATGCCAGGGGAAGCCATTAGCCGGACTCTACAGGAAACGAGAAG AGAAAAGACACAGTGGGAACGCAGTGCGGAGCACCATGAAGTCCGAGGAACAGAAGCTCAAAGACGCCAGGAGAGGTCCCCTGGCACCTTTTCCAAACCAAAAATCCGAAGCAGCAGAACCTCCAAAAACTCCGACCTCGTCTTGTGATCCTGCCACGGCGGCCGCGGCCAAGCAAGCCCTGAAGAAGCCCGTCAAGGGCAAACAGGCCCCTCGGAAGAA aGCTCAAGGGAAACCCCAACAGAACCGCAAACTCACGGATTTCTACCCCGTGCGAAGGAGCTCGAGGAAAAGCAAAGCCGAGCTGCAG tctgaagaaaggaaaagaatagacGAGTTGATTgaaagtgggaaggaagaaggaatgaag ATTGACCTCATTGACGGCAAGGGCAGGGGTGTGATCGCCACCAAGCAGTTCTCCCGGGGCGAGTTTGTGGTCGAGTACCATGGGGACCTCATCGAGATCACCGACGCCAAGAAGCGGGAGGCCCTGTATGCACAGGATCCTTCCACGGGCTGCTACATGTACTATTTTCAGTATCTGAGCAAAACCTACTG TGTGGATGCAACTAGAGAGACAAACCGCCTGGGAAGACTGATCAATCACAGTAAATGTGGGAACTGCCAAACCAAACTGCACGACATCGACGGCGTGCCTCACCTCATCCTCATCGCCTCCCGCGACATCAAGGCCGGGGAGGAGCTCCTGTATGACTATGGGGACCGCAGCCGGGCTTCCATCGAAGCCTACCCCTGGCTGAAGCATTAA
- the KMT5A gene encoding N-lysine methyltransferase KMT5A isoform X3, with translation MGLAGLQEENSVVHHEVKCQGKPLAGLYRKREEKRHSGNAVRSTMKSEEQKLKDARRGPLAPFPNQKSEAAEPPKTPTSSCDPATAAAAKQALKKPVKGKQAPRKKAQGKPQQNRKLTDFYPVRRSSRKSKAELQSEERKRIDELIESGKEEGMKIDLIDGKGRGVIATKQFSRGEFVVEYHGDLIEITDAKKREALYAQDPSTGCYMYYFQYLSKTYCVDATRETNRLGRLINHSKCGNCQTKLHDIDGVPHLILIASRDIKAGEELLYDYGDRSRASIEAYPWLKH, from the exons ATGGGCCTGGCCGGGCTGCAG GAAGAGAACTCAGTTGTACATCACGAAGTCAAATGCCAGGGGAAGCCATTAGCCGGACTCTACAGGAAACGAGAAG AGAAAAGACACAGTGGGAACGCAGTGCGGAGCACCATGAAGTCCGAGGAACAGAAGCTCAAAGACGCCAGGAGAGGTCCCCTGGCACCTTTTCCAAACCAAAAATCCGAAGCAGCAGAACCTCCAAAAACTCCGACCTCGTCTTGTGATCCTGCCACGGCGGCCGCGGCCAAGCAAGCCCTGAAGAAGCCCGTCAAGGGCAAACAGGCCCCTCGGAAGAA aGCTCAAGGGAAACCCCAACAGAACCGCAAACTCACGGATTTCTACCCCGTGCGAAGGAGCTCGAGGAAAAGCAAAGCCGAGCTGCAG tctgaagaaaggaaaagaatagacGAGTTGATTgaaagtgggaaggaagaaggaatgaag ATTGACCTCATTGACGGCAAGGGCAGGGGTGTGATCGCCACCAAGCAGTTCTCCCGGGGCGAGTTTGTGGTCGAGTACCATGGGGACCTCATCGAGATCACCGACGCCAAGAAGCGGGAGGCCCTGTATGCACAGGATCCTTCCACGGGCTGCTACATGTACTATTTTCAGTATCTGAGCAAAACCTACTG TGTGGATGCAACTAGAGAGACAAACCGCCTGGGAAGACTGATCAATCACAGTAAATGTGGGAACTGCCAAACCAAACTGCACGACATCGACGGCGTGCCTCACCTCATCCTCATCGCCTCCCGCGACATCAAGGCCGGGGAGGAGCTCCTGTATGACTATGGGGACCGCAGCCGGGCTTCCATCGAAGCCTACCCCTGGCTGAAGCATTAA
- the KMT5A gene encoding N-lysine methyltransferase KMT5A isoform X1, which produces MGLAGLQENVFTGQSKIYSYMSPNKCSGMRSPLQEENSVVHHEVKCQGKPLAGLYRKREEKRHSGNAVRSTMKSEEQKLKDARRGPLAPFPNQKSEAAEPPKTPTSSCDPATAAAAKQALKKPVKGKQAPRKKAQGKPQQNRKLTDFYPVRRSSRKSKAELQSEERKRIDELIESGKEEGMKIDLIDGKGRGVIATKQFSRGEFVVEYHGDLIEITDAKKREALYAQDPSTGCYMYYFQYLSKTYCVDATRETNRLGRLINHSKCGNCQTKLHDIDGVPHLILIASRDIKAGEELLYDYGDRSRASIEAYPWLKH; this is translated from the exons ATGGGCCTGGCCGGGCTGCAG GAGAATGTATTTACCGGGCAATCAAAGATCTATTCCTACATGAGCCCCAACAAATGCTCTGGAATGCGTTCCCCCCTTCAGGAAGAGAACTCAGTTGTACATCACGAAGTCAAATGCCAGGGGAAGCCATTAGCCGGACTCTACAGGAAACGAGAAG AGAAAAGACACAGTGGGAACGCAGTGCGGAGCACCATGAAGTCCGAGGAACAGAAGCTCAAAGACGCCAGGAGAGGTCCCCTGGCACCTTTTCCAAACCAAAAATCCGAAGCAGCAGAACCTCCAAAAACTCCGACCTCGTCTTGTGATCCTGCCACGGCGGCCGCGGCCAAGCAAGCCCTGAAGAAGCCCGTCAAGGGCAAACAGGCCCCTCGGAAGAA aGCTCAAGGGAAACCCCAACAGAACCGCAAACTCACGGATTTCTACCCCGTGCGAAGGAGCTCGAGGAAAAGCAAAGCCGAGCTGCAG tctgaagaaaggaaaagaatagacGAGTTGATTgaaagtgggaaggaagaaggaatgaag ATTGACCTCATTGACGGCAAGGGCAGGGGTGTGATCGCCACCAAGCAGTTCTCCCGGGGCGAGTTTGTGGTCGAGTACCATGGGGACCTCATCGAGATCACCGACGCCAAGAAGCGGGAGGCCCTGTATGCACAGGATCCTTCCACGGGCTGCTACATGTACTATTTTCAGTATCTGAGCAAAACCTACTG TGTGGATGCAACTAGAGAGACAAACCGCCTGGGAAGACTGATCAATCACAGTAAATGTGGGAACTGCCAAACCAAACTGCACGACATCGACGGCGTGCCTCACCTCATCCTCATCGCCTCCCGCGACATCAAGGCCGGGGAGGAGCTCCTGTATGACTATGGGGACCGCAGCCGGGCTTCCATCGAAGCCTACCCCTGGCTGAAGCATTAA
- the KMT5A gene encoding N-lysine methyltransferase KMT5A isoform X5, with translation MSPNKCSGMRSPLQEENSVVHHEVKCQGKPLAGLYRKREEKRHSGNAVRSTMKSEEQKLKDARRGPLAPFPNQKSEAAEPPKTPTSSCDPATAAAAKQALKKPVKGKQAPRKKAQGKPQQNRKLTDFYPVRRSSRKSKAELQSEERKRIDELIESGKEEGMKIDLIDGKGRGVIATKQFSRGEFVVEYHGDLIEITDAKKREALYAQDPSTGCYMYYFQYLSKTYCVDATRETNRLGRLINHSKCGNCQTKLHDIDGVPHLILIASRDIKAGEELLYDYGDRSRASIEAYPWLKH, from the exons ATGAGCCCCAACAAATGCTCTGGAATGCGTTCCCCCCTTCAGGAAGAGAACTCAGTTGTACATCACGAAGTCAAATGCCAGGGGAAGCCATTAGCCGGACTCTACAGGAAACGAGAAG AGAAAAGACACAGTGGGAACGCAGTGCGGAGCACCATGAAGTCCGAGGAACAGAAGCTCAAAGACGCCAGGAGAGGTCCCCTGGCACCTTTTCCAAACCAAAAATCCGAAGCAGCAGAACCTCCAAAAACTCCGACCTCGTCTTGTGATCCTGCCACGGCGGCCGCGGCCAAGCAAGCCCTGAAGAAGCCCGTCAAGGGCAAACAGGCCCCTCGGAAGAA aGCTCAAGGGAAACCCCAACAGAACCGCAAACTCACGGATTTCTACCCCGTGCGAAGGAGCTCGAGGAAAAGCAAAGCCGAGCTGCAG tctgaagaaaggaaaagaatagacGAGTTGATTgaaagtgggaaggaagaaggaatgaag ATTGACCTCATTGACGGCAAGGGCAGGGGTGTGATCGCCACCAAGCAGTTCTCCCGGGGCGAGTTTGTGGTCGAGTACCATGGGGACCTCATCGAGATCACCGACGCCAAGAAGCGGGAGGCCCTGTATGCACAGGATCCTTCCACGGGCTGCTACATGTACTATTTTCAGTATCTGAGCAAAACCTACTG TGTGGATGCAACTAGAGAGACAAACCGCCTGGGAAGACTGATCAATCACAGTAAATGTGGGAACTGCCAAACCAAACTGCACGACATCGACGGCGTGCCTCACCTCATCCTCATCGCCTCCCGCGACATCAAGGCCGGGGAGGAGCTCCTGTATGACTATGGGGACCGCAGCCGGGCTTCCATCGAAGCCTACCCCTGGCTGAAGCATTAA